The genomic DNA ATTTTGGCTGGTTATAAAGACCAGATGGAAAAGTTTTTTCATAGTAATCCTGGTATGAATTCCCGTATTGGCATTCATGTTGAATTTAATGATTATAGTGTTGATAATCTGATGATTATTGCCCAATCTATTGTTAAAGCACAAAATTATTGTTTTAGTGCTGAAGCAGAAAGTGCTTTCCACGATTATTTGATTAGAAGGAAGGCAATGCCCCATTTTGCTAATGCTCGAAGTGTCCGTAATGCTATAGACAGAGCGCGTTTACGCCAAGCTAATCGTTTATTGAGTAGTGGCAAAAAATTAAATAAACAAGATTTAATCACCATCGAAGCAATTGATATTTTAGCGAGTCGGGTATTTAAAGAAGGTGTTCCTGACTGTGATCCAGAAAGTTAATTAATTAATGGGAATGGGAAAAAGGTAGTAATAATTATTAATCCTAAAATCCTATTCTCTTACTTATTTTTTAGCAAGAATTCGGACATGATCTTAATATTTTCATATTTTTATATTTTGAGATTGAGTTTAATATTTAAAAATAAAATAGCTGAAAATAGCATATAAGTACCTGGGCAAAATTAATTGCACATTTGGGAAAACAATAGAAATCGCTGTATCTCTTGTCTGTCACCTGTCACCTTTCATAAATATGAAATTTATTTTGCACGACTACTTATTTGTAGTTATGATTTAGAGATATGTATTTTATGTGTCATTTGTATTAATAGGCTCAACTCAATTATGTAAATAACTTTTAAGCTAGTAATTTTTAGGTTGTATTAATTAAAGTGATACTGATAAAAATACTGAAATCATAAATTGGGTTTCCAATAATTGGCAGCAGCGATAATTGCTCACACGACTATTTGAATTAAAATATAATTTTTGGATCTGCTCAGGTGTGATGGTTTTTTTGATATAACGCGTAGATACTAGATTAAATGCTTGGCTGCCTAGTTTAATTTATAACTGCTTCCCTGAAAATTCCTTTGTCAGTTGGCATAATTTCAGGAAGTTGGTAAATAGTGGTTGGGTAATTGGGAACAGGGAATGATAACCTATTACCTTTTATGACTGACTAATGATTCATGACAACATAATAGAAATGGGGCAGTTCTGAAAAAGTCACTTGTTATGGGATGAAAAGCGCGTGATTGAGGCAGAAGTTCATTTATCACTACACAACTTCCTGCGATCGCAGGTTGGGTTTCCAGCATGGCCACATCATTTGACGATGGCACGGTTGGTAGCAAGAGCTTTGCGATTAGGACGTAGTGCTTTAATTCAAGTTGGGGCAGTTTGCGGTTATCAAGGACGATATCGCACCAGTTTTATTGCATCTGCCTTAATGTGGCATGATCCTGTAATTATTGTGGCTACGGAAAATGTCCAGCAACGCTTACTAAATATAGAAATTCCCCGTTTACAGCAATGGTTATTAACCCAGAAACCAATCAGAACGGGTGAAGTTTGGCCTGGTTCTAATTTCCAAGGATTGCTGTTAACATCTCCCCAAGCTTGGTTAAAAAGTCAGTTGGCTGACGATGGGGGTTTTCCGGCTAATATTCCCACTATTATTGATGGGGTTGATGATTTGGAAGATTGGGTACGTGATCAGTTAACTCAAGATATTCAACCCCATGACTGGGATCAATTGATGCTGGCTTGTCCCCAGGAATCTGAGGTGATTCGTGAAGCTAGGATACAATTGACCCATGAATTATTTCAACATCCAGAAAATCCATATAATTGCTATCTGATTTCTCAATCGGAAATTGAAATTTTACAAGGACTGTTTTTGGTTTTAGACCAAAATACAGATGATTTACCAGTTGCTTGGCAAAACTTTAGGCAACAGTTCCAAAATTACCTGAATACTTATTCTGACCCTTTTTCCCCGTCTACTGACTTATTTTGGTCTACTATCGCTCGTCGTCAAGGGTTATTTTCTTTACATTACGCACCTATTGAGTTACCTGAGATATTAGTACCTATTTGGCAGCGTCAACCTGTGGTACTGGTTGGTAGTGCTTTAGAACCGGACACAGAAGCGCCGTTATTTCGCCAGCGATTGGGATTGGATGATTTAACTTGTTTAAAGTTTTCTGCTGATCATCAAGGGGAAGCTATTCAACTTTATGCACCCCATAAGTTGCCTTTACCTAATACACCGGAATTTCAAGGGGCATTTATTCACCAAGTCCGTACCCTCGTTTGTTTGAGTGCTACTGCACCAGGAGTAACGGTGGTGTTGGTGGGGGATGTACCCCTAAAATCTAGGGTAGGGGCAATTTTAGCTGCGGAGTTTGGTTCACGGGTACAGGTGGAAAAAACTTGTTTGGATGAAAATGGAATTTTGGTGACAGGTTGGGAATATTGGCGGGAGCATTATCATGTTTTACCCGCTCCCAGGCTGTTAATGATTGCCACTTTACCTTTACCATCTTTAGAAAATCCTTTAGTGGCTGGCAGGGTAGCCCACTACAAGCGATCGCACCAAGACTGGTTTAGACTTTATTTATTACCCACTGCCTTGAATGAATTACAAAGGGCGATCGCACCTGTCAGGGAACACAAAGGTATCGTCGCCTTATTCGATACTCGAGTCGTTAACCGCAGTTACGGCGCTCAAATTCTTACCGCTCTTAGTCCCCTCGCACGCCTAAATTATCTTGATCCCAGCCTATTTTCTCAAACAAATGAATAAAAAAAATTATCACAGGTAAGCTGTTATGCAGCTAAAGTTGATCATCCTAACATAGTTAAGTCTTGTGGTGTGGGCATCTTGCCCGCTAGACTTATACAAATTAAAGACACAGCAGCTTAATAGGCAATTGAGCATTGGGAAAAATCTTCTCCTCTCCACAACAACCTTAATTCCTGCGAACATATACAAATAACCTCAACCAAAAATTAGAAAACAGATTATGGGTGAAGCAAAACGTCGTAAAACCAAACTGGGAGAAGAATATGGTCAAGAAACTCGCATCTTACCTTGGGTTCCCATTAGCAAATCTCAAGCTGAATTATTTGTCAGTATCACTACCCGTGGAGCTTGGATTGGTATTGGTATGATGGTTGCTGCATGGGTGACTATCCGTTTTATTGGCCCTGCTTTTGGCTGGTGGCAATTAGCAGCTTAAAAAAGATGGTAGGGTGTAGGTGGGAGGAGACAAGCATTATTTTCTTCCCAACTCACACCTGGCCAAAGAAGTAACAAAATTCTGAAAAATTATGATAGAGCCAAGAAATACTACAAATTTCCTTAAACATCACCCATAAACGTTCAATATGCAACAGTTCAACAGTTGACTAGCAGGAGATTTGAGTTACGCTAAAGGCTGGCTATCACTATTAACTAATTCAAGTCGGCTAGCTAACTGGAAATAATCCTAACTTTAGCGGTTTTATCTGAGATTTATATTTTGTAAATTGAATACTTTGATACGGCAGATAAAATCGTTATCCACTACCCTGAGCAAGATAGTCAATTACAGACTTAACTATCTGCTAGGAATTGTAATGAATAGTTTACAATACCAAAGGATGGAAAAACCTAAAGAAAATATAAAATATACTCACATAACTGTGGTGTCTGGAGGAAAAAAGTGTTTCTGAGACTGGCACATCAACATAGACAATTTGTTCAAGACTTGGTAATGAACCTACAAGCCTTGGCGATAGTATTAGAGCGAAACGGCTATCTAGCTTCTTGTTACACCTGCGGCGACCAAATGAACAGTGCATCATTTATGGTTAGCTTAGGAGACAATCATCTGATTCGCTTTTTAGTATCAGATTACGGAATTACTTGGACTGAAATGCGGGATGACCGCGAATTGATGAAATTAGAAGGTGCAGAAGCAATTAGCCAATTGCAGGAACTAGCTAATCTTGTCAAGCAATCAATACAAACTTCTACAAATCAAAAAACTCTTGTTAAGAAGTAATTAGTTGCCCAAGATGAGAAAGTAATCATGCCTTTATTTTTCGGTAATTGGTCATTGGTAATACCGACTTTGTACCTGCAATGTCCAGTATCCATTGACAATTACCGTAAATTGCATCTTGATTAATAAGATTTCAAGTGTTTTGCAGGGTCTGTTAAAATCTCTTGGGTAATAGCAAAACTAATACTCAAAAGATTCAATATGACTCAAACAACACCAAGTCAACCAAAACTGCCACCAACCAGCGCTATTGACAAAGTAACAACAGCTGAATTTGAGAATTGGTTTGAGTATCCCATTAAAGTCCAACCGCACCATACTGATTATGCTGGTATTGTTTGGCACGGTAAATATTTAACATGGATGGAAGAAGCGCGGGTAGAATGTTTGCGCTCCATCGGAATTGATTTTGCAGATTTAGTAGCATTGGGTTGTGATTTACCAGTTGTAGATTTGTCATTGCGCTATCATCGTTCGCTGCAATTAGGGATGATGGCACTGGTAAAAACTCGGATGTTGGAAGTTACTGGTGTCCGTATCAATTGGGATTATAAAATAGTTTCTACTGATGGAGAAGAATTATATGTGAGTGGACAGGTAACATTAGTAGGATTAGATCGAGAAAGAGGTAAAATTATGCGACAGTTACCTCCAGCGATGAAAGATGCACTGGCGAAAATTTCTGCATCGTACAAATAAGCAATGTGATGTAATTAATTACCGACAGGTATTTGGGAAATGTTTTGAGTAATTTCAGAGACTTTCTGCCAAATATCTTGAGGCGTAATTCCAAAACCAAAGTATAATAAAACCACTATTGCTGCACAAGTCACAGCAGTTTTAATGGTGGTTTTTACTATTTTCCAGAGCAGAATAAATGTGATCCAGGCGACTATTAAAGTTATAATCATGATATCAAGGATTTTAAAATCATGGTTGTTAAATAGGTTATCCGTTATATTTGAAAATGGCAAGATAGTTAGGTTTATTAATAAAATTTAGAGAAAAGCATGAAAATTATTTCACTGAGACTCAAGAATAATTTTTTAGGTTGGGATTTTGATGAAGTTGATTTTTCATCAAATTTAACGCTGTTAGTAGGTGTTTCCGGTGTAGGTAAAACTCAAATACTGCGTGCAATTATGGATTTAAACCGCATTGCAAATGGAAAAAGTATAAATGGTTTGGAATGGAAAATAAGATTTTCTACCATCAATGGTAATGAATTCGTTTGGGAGGGTAGTTTTGATACTATTGACAACGAAGCAGATGAATTAATTTTTGACGACCAAGATGAAACAGAAAAACCATCATTACTTTATGAAAACCTGACTTCAAGAAATAGTATTTTAACTGAACGTAGTCAAGGAAAAATAAGAGTTAAAAATCAAGAAATGCCTAAATTTTCTTCGCATCAATCAATAGTGTATATATTGAGAGAAGAAAGTGATATAAAAGAAGCTTATAATGCTTTGAACAAAATTGAATACCGTGATCAAACAAGAAATGGTATATATAAAATACCAGAAAAACCTTTGCATTTTCTCACCAATAAATATAAAACATTGGAGGGTATAGTTAATAGTGGTGAAGATATTATAACTAAAATCTATTTAACTTATTTTCATAAATTAAATGTTTTCGATCAAATTAGATCCAGTTTTATTGATATTTTTCAACAAATCGAAGATATAAAAGTTGAGCTTATTGACAGAGATGATTTTCCAAAAAGTTTTTTTATTCCTTTTGTTTTTATCAAAGAAGAATCTGTAGAAAAATGGATTAGAGAAGATAGGATGTCTTCAGGTATGTTGCGGACACTTATTCATATTAGTGAAATTCACCTTTCAAATCCAGGAAGTTTAATATTAATTGATGAATTTGAAAATAGTTTAGGTATCAATTGTATTGATATATTGACTGATGACTTAATTCATGAAAATAAAACTTTGCAATATATCGCTACTAGTCATCACCCTTACATTATCAATAATATTCCCTATGAATACTGGAAAATAGTTACTCGCAAAGGTGGACATATTAGCATTCGTAATGCTTCAGATTATCATTTAGGTAAATCTAAGCAACAAGCATTTATTCAATTAACTAAAATTCTTGAAAAACAATTGTAACATGAATTTCTATTTTGTGTTTGAGGGGAAAACAGAAGCAATTATTTATAAAAAATGGTTATCTTTCCTACTACCACATTTAACTGAAGTGGATAGTTTTGATGCTGTTAGTCAGAATAACTATTATTACGAAAGTGATATGGGTGTTCCTGATTGTTATAGAGTTGCTGCTAATGCTATTCAAGAAATTAACGAAGTCCCAAAATATGATTATTTGGTGCTATTTACAGATGCAGATCGTTTGACTGTTTCCGATAAAAAAACAGAAGCATTAGAGAAAATTAAACTCAATTTACAAAATCAACCTTTTCAAACTCTACCAGAAAATTGTCAATTACAAGTTATTATCCAAAAAGTTTGTATTGAAACTTGGTTTTTAGGAAATAGAAACTTTTTTGTCAGAAATCCACAACATAATGAAACTCTGAAAGCATATATTAAATATTTTGATGTCAGTCAAAATAATCCTGAAGATTTAGCTAGTGAGTTTGAAGAAGATACGAAAAATAGTAAAGAAATCTTTGGATATAAAACTAAAGCTTTATTTCATGAAGGATATCTGAGAGAGATTTTTAAAGAACGTAATTTATCTTATAGGAAATCTAGACCAAGAGAAGTACAAGAAAAATTTTACTTTGATCAATTATTAGCTAGAATTAAAATAAATTCAGATCATTTACATAGTTTTCAAGAATTTATAGATTTTTGTGCAAGAATCAATATTCAAGAAAATCAATAAAAATTTATCCCACACCGCACCGGATAAGATGAGTGTAGGATAATTAGTATATCTACCCAACAGAAACTATCTGTGGTTGAATCGCTAATTTTTCAGTCGCAGTAAAAACCTCTTGTCTAGCCCATTGATCAGCTGCCAAAATGTCATCTAAAGAAGGATTTTGTTTGTTATCATTGGTATGGCGATCGCAAACAAACTCAATACACCTTGCAATATCCAAATACCCAATTTTCTCATCTAAAAACAGCGCCACAGCTTGTTCATTCGCCGCATTTAACACCGCCGGCATAGAACCACCAGCCCTACCCGCAGCATAAGCCAAATTCATGCAAGGATACTTATGATGATCCGGTTCACGGAATGTTAAATCACCAGATTTTACTAAATTCAATCTTTCCCAATTAGTAGCAATTCTTTCTGGCCAAGA from Okeanomitos corallinicola TIOX110 includes the following:
- a CDS encoding ATP-dependent DNA helicase translates to MIEAEVHLSLHNFLRSQVGFPAWPHHLTMARLVARALRLGRSALIQVGAVCGYQGRYRTSFIASALMWHDPVIIVATENVQQRLLNIEIPRLQQWLLTQKPIRTGEVWPGSNFQGLLLTSPQAWLKSQLADDGGFPANIPTIIDGVDDLEDWVRDQLTQDIQPHDWDQLMLACPQESEVIREARIQLTHELFQHPENPYNCYLISQSEIEILQGLFLVLDQNTDDLPVAWQNFRQQFQNYLNTYSDPFSPSTDLFWSTIARRQGLFSLHYAPIELPEILVPIWQRQPVVLVGSALEPDTEAPLFRQRLGLDDLTCLKFSADHQGEAIQLYAPHKLPLPNTPEFQGAFIHQVRTLVCLSATAPGVTVVLVGDVPLKSRVGAILAAEFGSRVQVEKTCLDENGILVTGWEYWREHYHVLPAPRLLMIATLPLPSLENPLVAGRVAHYKRSHQDWFRLYLLPTALNELQRAIAPVREHKGIVALFDTRVVNRSYGAQILTALSPLARLNYLDPSLFSQTNE
- a CDS encoding DUF2839 domain-containing protein, with product MGEAKRRKTKLGEEYGQETRILPWVPISKSQAELFVSITTRGAWIGIGMMVAAWVTIRFIGPAFGWWQLAA
- a CDS encoding DUF1815 family protein, with amino-acid sequence MFLRLAHQHRQFVQDLVMNLQALAIVLERNGYLASCYTCGDQMNSASFMVSLGDNHLIRFLVSDYGITWTEMRDDRELMKLEGAEAISQLQELANLVKQSIQTSTNQKTLVKK
- a CDS encoding thioesterase family protein, translated to MTQTTPSQPKLPPTSAIDKVTTAEFENWFEYPIKVQPHHTDYAGIVWHGKYLTWMEEARVECLRSIGIDFADLVALGCDLPVVDLSLRYHRSLQLGMMALVKTRMLEVTGVRINWDYKIVSTDGEELYVSGQVTLVGLDRERGKIMRQLPPAMKDALAKISASYK
- a CDS encoding AAA family ATPase — encoded protein: MKIISLRLKNNFLGWDFDEVDFSSNLTLLVGVSGVGKTQILRAIMDLNRIANGKSINGLEWKIRFSTINGNEFVWEGSFDTIDNEADELIFDDQDETEKPSLLYENLTSRNSILTERSQGKIRVKNQEMPKFSSHQSIVYILREESDIKEAYNALNKIEYRDQTRNGIYKIPEKPLHFLTNKYKTLEGIVNSGEDIITKIYLTYFHKLNVFDQIRSSFIDIFQQIEDIKVELIDRDDFPKSFFIPFVFIKEESVEKWIREDRMSSGMLRTLIHISEIHLSNPGSLILIDEFENSLGINCIDILTDDLIHENKTLQYIATSHHPYIINNIPYEYWKIVTRKGGHISIRNASDYHLGKSKQQAFIQLTKILEKQL
- a CDS encoding DUF4276 family protein gives rise to the protein MNFYFVFEGKTEAIIYKKWLSFLLPHLTEVDSFDAVSQNNYYYESDMGVPDCYRVAANAIQEINEVPKYDYLVLFTDADRLTVSDKKTEALEKIKLNLQNQPFQTLPENCQLQVIIQKVCIETWFLGNRNFFVRNPQHNETLKAYIKYFDVSQNNPEDLASEFEEDTKNSKEIFGYKTKALFHEGYLREIFKERNLSYRKSRPREVQEKFYFDQLLARIKINSDHLHSFQEFIDFCARINIQENQ